A region of the Nocardia nova SH22a genome:
GAAATATCCACGGCGCGTGCGTCTCCTAGCTCCGGGCGCGCGATCAGCCCGGTTCGGGGGTGAAGATCTCGCGCCAGTCATTCTTCATGCTGACCACCGTCCAGCCGGCGCGACGCGCGTGGTCGAGGGCATCCTCGGCACCGGCCACGTAGTCGAATTCGCGGTCGGCGTCGTCGTGCAGGATCAGCATCCGCAGCGCGGGTGCGCCGTCGAGTTCGGAGTAGGACAGCATCGGCAGATCGCCGTTGGAGTTGCCGACCGACAGGATCGGGCGGCGGCCGATCCGGCTCCAGATCCGGATGGGTTTCTCGGGACCGTCGTCGAAGAAGTCCATCGCGGACTTGTACAGCAGATCGGTCCGGCCGTCCTGTTCGCGATAGGTGATTCCCAACGCGCTGCCGATCACCCGCTCCGGCGGCACCCCGTAGAGCTCACCGGCGACCGGACGCATGAAATCCCGGTCGCCGCCCGAGGCGATGTAGGTGGTGAAATCGTTCGCCTCCAGATACCGCAGCAGATCCACCATCGGCGCGAATCCACATCCGCGGTACGGACGCGACAGTGTCGGATGATCGGCGGTCGTGAAGAAGTCCGCCACCCGGGAGTCGTAGTCCTCCACGGTGATCGACCCGAAGGCGCGAGTCACCGCGCCCATCAACAACTTCAGATCACTGTCGTCGCCGTGATAGTGCTTGACCATCGCCGCGCCGAGCCACTTCAGATCCTTCTCGTAAGCCGCCTTCCACGGCTGCTCGGTGCGCAATTCCGGTTCCTGCCCGGCCAATTCGCCCATGCGGCGGATCGTGAAGTCCAGCTGGATCGGCATCGGCTTCTCACACCACAGGGTGCCGTCGTTGTCGAATACGGCGACGCGGGCCGCGGGTTCCACGAAGTCCGGACCGCCGCGATCGGTGACCCGGGCGACGAAATCCGTTAT
Encoded here:
- a CDS encoding HAD family hydrolase — translated: MDGETTSAITDFVARVTDRGGPDFVEPAARVAVFDNDGTLWCEKPMPIQLDFTIRRMGELAGQEPELRTEQPWKAAYEKDLKWLGAAMVKHYHGDDSDLKLLMGAVTRAFGSITVEDYDSRVADFFTTADHPTLSRPYRGCGFAPMVDLLRYLEANDFTTYIASGGDRDFMRPVAGELYGVPPERVIGSALGITYREQDGRTDLLYKSAMDFFDDGPEKPIRIWSRIGRRPILSVGNSNGDLPMLSYSELDGAPALRMLILHDDADREFDYVAGAEDALDHARRAGWTVVSMKNDWREIFTPEPG